A window of Devosia chinhatensis genomic DNA:
AGTTGAGCGAGAAGAGGTCCTCGCTGGCATTTGCAATCAGTCCGGAAATGGCGACGGTGCCCAGATCGACGCCGCTGATGGAGACTTCCTCGAAGTCGATGGTGTTGCTTGGCTCATCCCACGCCCCGGCTATGCGGAACGCCGCATCGATTTCGGTCAGGCCCATGGCGCGCAATTGAACGATTGTTTCGTCTTCGCTGTCCTCTGGAAGCGTCGTCTTTATCCCTTCGGCCGACATATCCATTCGCGTGGGAATGCCGTTGACGTAATTGGCAAGCGTCAGATCGAAAGCCGCGATACTCGCGGCGATGCGCGCTGCGTCGTCTTCAGGATCCGGAATGTCCATCTCAAATCCGCTGAACGCGAAACCTTCCATGGCAGGGATCATCAGACGGCTATTTTCTTCCAACCACGCGTCATCGATGGCCTCGGGGGCGTTCTCGAGGAGCGAGATGACAGCCGACATATCCATTGGCTTGAACGTTGCAGCGTCGAGCGACATCTCGCCGTCACCCTCCACCTGGATGTTCAGACCCCGCATTGTAACCGAGGGGTAGATACCCGGCGACATGCCGCCCATCGTCATGCCGGCGATCTCGAACGTCATCGGTCGCCCATCCTCGTCACCCGTACAGGACAGTCCCTCGACCACGATGTCCGACGTTTCGAAAGCGGTCAGGAAATCGGCGTAGACCCGCATGAACTGACCAGTCAGATCAGCATCCGTCTCCCCTGGCTCATCTTCCAGAGCGCGGGCCATAGCTAGGAGATCCATTGGGGAGGTCATGAGCGGACGCGCTCTAAACTCGGCGCCACTGACCGCGCCTATCTCGCATGCGATGTCATCCGCTCGGATTGCCCCGCCTTCAAGAGACAGGTCGGTGTAGAGAGTCTGAAATTCGCTGCTGATCGTCGGGGTAAGCCCATAAAAGCCCAGCATAGCGGCAATGTTGAATTGAGAAGCCGACATAGCGCCAAATTCGGAGCTGGCCTCATCGGTCGCAAGGCTGACGCCGCCCAAGCTGACCGACCCGGCAATTCCGGCCGTGACATCCTCCAGAACCAGATCGGAAAAAGTCAGCTCAGCAACATATTCTTCCTCACCGCGAACGGAGCGGATGCTCACGTGGATTTCTGGAACGAGAATGCTGTCCGCAGTCAGTGTTGCCAGCCCATCGGCATGCTCGGTGATTTCGCCGCTCAGAATTTCAGTGAGAACGGCGTCGGAAAGGGAGGACTGTTCCGTTTCGATTGTGGGAATGGAGACGGTGTAGGAAATGTCCGCCGCAGCCGTTTCCGCTGGGCCGGCTTTGGTCTTGTCCTTGGCACTCACCTGCTGGGCGGGTAGTGCCACACTCACAAGGCAGACACAGGCAAAAACCTGCAAACGATTTGGGGTCCGGATCATGGGTGCCTCCTCTTAGGCCTTGGTCTGGAATTTCACGCAGATCTTTGAAGGTGGATTAGGGAAGGGGGCTGCCAGAATGCAGCGCGATCTAGAAGGCTGCGGTCAGGACTTCGACCTGACGCAGGGGACCGGGCTTTACCTCGAGATCACGATTGTAGACCTGGTCACCCATCTTAGCCAGGACAAGGTACTCGCCTTCCGCCAGAACAGTGGACGGGAAAGCACTGCGCTCTGTGAACACCGTCGTGCCATCGGCAGTCTTGATGGTCCACTCCACGTCGGCGATGGCTTCGCCGCCCTCCTCGGACACGAGCTTCAGGGCGACTTCGCTGGCATGGTGGTAGAGTGTGGCGTCGGTTAGCTGGCCGGCTTCGACCCGCAGATCCGCGCGTACAACGGCGTTGATCGAGCCGAAATGCGATACGATGTGATACGTCCCCGCATTGAGCGTCACGATCTCATTCGCCGATACATTCTCGGCGATCAGCGACCGGTTGGCTTCGCTGCCCTCGGTGAAGATATCGAAGCTCAGCATGGCAGGCGAGATGGGGACTTCGCCGGTCACCTCCGAATTAAGGCGCAACGCGCCGGCATCAAGGATGACATCCTTGCGGTTTTGCCCGGGTACCACCGATAGCGGCTCACTGAGCTGAGCGCGTCCGTAGGAGACATGCAGCACATATTCACCTGGCCTCAACTCGATATTCGCCGGACCAGTCTCGGCCTTGGTGACGAGGGCCATTTCGCCCTCTGGAGTTGGTTCGCTTTCAAACACCCGCCAGATCAGGCCATCCTGGATCGGCGCTCCGCCTTCTGTAATCACAGCGGAGAGCGTCACGGGCTGCGGAATATCAGCGAAAGCGGAGATGGCCTCGGTCGCAGCTGTCGAAGCGGCTGGCGTTCCTGCATCCTGCGGGGTAGCGCTGCGATCGGGACGCGGTCTCGGCAGGGGCGGAATGTCCGCTTCTTCCTGGGCATAGACAGCGTGGCTCGGGATTATCGAAGTAAAGCCGGCCGTGAAGGCAATGAGCAGGGCGAGAAGAAGGGCCGAACGCATAAGGTCTCCCAGGCGTGCATGGCGTTTGATGCGGCGCACTATGCGCATGCGATAATCCGCGATTGCGGAGAAGCTGTGTCACACTCGCGGCCCGATGAAAACCAGGCAAGACCCCTTCACGCCATTATTCCATTCGCCCTTGGTCCCGGCCGTGTCCGAAGGTATGTAGGCGCAGAGTTAGGAGTGACCAATGCCCGCCAATGATGCCCTGCGCGACCACCTGCTGACCCGCCGTTCGACCGGAATTGGATTTCTTCGAGATCCAGGACCATCTTCTCAGGAACTGGAAACGCTGCTCACAATAGCGACACGGGTTCCGGACCACGGCAAACTCGCGCCTTGGCGACTAATCATCTACGCAGGCGAGGCGCGGGCGCAGGCCGGGGAGAGGTTGGCGGACATCGTTGCACGGCGCAACCCAGCGGACGAGGCGAGCATTGAGATTGAGCGGCACCGGTTCTTGCCGGCGCCCTTGACGATCGGCGTCTTGTCCGTCCCGCAGGCCCACCCGAAGGTTCCTGAACTCGAACAGGTTCTCTCGGCTGGCAATGTGGCATTCAATCTCCTGCATGGGGCGGCAGCACTCGGGTTCGGCGCGTCTTGGGTCACGCGCTGGTATGCTTTCGACGAGGAAGCGGCCCGTGCTTTGGGCGCTCAGGATGGCGAGCGATTTGTCGGCTTTGTCCACATTGGGACGCCGACAGCGGCGATGGAAGACCGTCCGCGGCCGATCCTCGGCGACATCGTGCGATACTGGCAAGGATAGCTTGTAGTTAATCAAGTGTTAACGGCCCGAGCTGATACAATGAGGCTTGTGATTCTCCGTGGAATGCCGCCATGGGCGTACAGCCGGTTTCCATCCCCCAGCGACTTGCTCAGGCGCTGCAAAATGCCGGCAGCAAGAGTGGCGTGGATTTCGGCTACCTGCTGCAAACCGCTCAGCGGGAAAGTGGGCTCAATCCGGCGGCACGCGCCTCCACATCCAGCGCAGTCGGGCTGTTCCAGTTTTTGGAGAGCACTTGGCTCCAAGTGATGAAGCAGCAGGGGCCGCGTCTCGGTTATCAGTCGTACGCCGACCAGATATCTGTCACCGCTTCGGGAGATTACGTTGTCTCGGATCCGTCTCGCCGTGCGGAGATCTTGAAGTTGCGAGAGGATCCGCAAGTCGCAGCCGACCTTGCGGCAGCATTTACGCGTTCGAACGGAGAATATCTCAAGTCAGCATTCGGACGCGTCCCCAGTCCCGGTGAATTGTACATCGCCCATTTTCTGGGTGCGCAGGGCGCCGAGAAAATGTTTACGGCGGGGCTGCAGAATCCTGACCAGATCGCGGTCAATCTTTTCCCCCGGCCCGCCGCCGCAAATCGATCTATCTTCTACGACCAGAATGGGCAGCCTCGCACCATCCGGCAGGTCTATCAGGTGCTTGTGGCCAAGCATGAAGGGGCGACCCGCGCGAGCTTCACTACTCAGCAGATGAATGGCCAGGACGTGACACCGCCTGTGGCGCAGGCCGAACCGCCGCTACCGTCGCGATTTTCCCCTGCAAACATGTCATTCACTGGCCTTTTCAAGACAGTGCCTGAGGAAGATGCGGCAGAGAGCGCGGCGGAAAGCGCCGCGTTTTTCACCCAGTTATACAGCCAGTAGTCACGAGTGCGGGAATGCCCGAACCATCTGTAGTGATCCGGCGTTTCTGGACAAAAGCCCGAAAAATAAGGGCGAAGAAGTGGAGGATCGATTGAACTTCATTTTGCGCTTTCGAGAGCTCGAAGTACCGGCTGTTCCGCGCTCATGGATTGTCACCCTGCTTGCATTGACGTGCTGGTTGCCGGTGCTCGCGATTCTGGGCTTTGCCAGCTTGGCAGGCGGAACGATCTGAGACGTCGTCGTCCACACCGATCTCACCGCTTGTTATTGGCTGCGAAGGCCCTAAAGTGATCTCTGCCGCTACTTGTGGCTGATATACGGCTTTTCGTTGAAAGGCGGAGCAGTGATAGCCGAACAAATCTTTGGGCTAGAAAAGCAGCTCGACCCTTTTTTTGCCAGGCTGCAATTGCGCGACACGCTCGGACTGGATGAGAAGCGCGCAATCATCCAGTCAGCTCGCGACCGCTTGCATTTTTCGTCCGGTGAAGATCTGGTCGTGGAGGGTGACCGGCCAATGCGGTGCGTTCTCGTCACGTCGGGATTTGCGTGTCGGTACCGACTCCTACCGAGCGGAGAGCGCCAGATCATGGCAATTCATCTCCCTGGGGATTTTGTCGACCTTCACAGCTTCCTACTCAAGGAAATGGACCATTCGGTGGGCGCCCTCACCGAATGTACGGCGGTTGGTTTTCCCCATGAGAGCTTGCTCCAGGTGACAGAGCGTTTTCCGCATCTGACGCGCATGCTGTGGCTGATGACTTTGATCGATGCCGCCGGTCACAGAGAATGGCTGATCGGGCTCGGCCTTTTGTCCGCGCCACAGCGAACGGCGCGTCTCTTCTGCGAAATCTACAAGCGGCTTGAAATTGTCGGCCTTGCCCGAGATCACGAGTTTCGCTTTCCGGTTACCCAAGTGGCAATGGGCGATGCACTCGGAATTTCTGCTGTGCATGTCAACCGGGTGGTGCAGGAGTTGCGACAACAGGATCTCATCACCTGGGAGCGAGGTACAGTTAGGATTCTGGATTGGTCCCGGCTCGTTGCGACCGGCCAGTTCAGCGATCGCTATCTGCACCTTGTCCGAGAGCCCCGCTAGGGCGCGCAGCCCTGCATTTCCGCTAAGGTTCGGGAAGATCAGCATAATATTCCGTAGAGCTTAACCTATGTGAGTGGGGGCCGCGAAGCGTCGCTCTAGAGTGGAAGCGGGGGTACCTCGCTTCTTATGTCTACAGCGTTTGCCGACTTGCGCCTCATTATCTGCGAAGACGAATTCCTGCTTGCCGTTGAACTGGCGGAGCATCTGCTCGCCTTGGGGGCAACCGTTGTAGCAAGTGCTGCAAGCCTGAAAGAACTCGGCGAGGTTCTGGACCAGCACTCTGATGTGAATGCCGCCATTCTTGACGTCGTTCTCGCCGATGGCGAGATCTACGACGTGGTGCCCACCCTCGAACAAATGGGTTTGGCGCTCCTGTTCTACAGTGCCCATCAGCCGAGCGATTGTCCCGTCGAGTTCGCTCACATTCCTTGGCGAGACAAGCTCGATCCGCCACACAAGATCGCTACGACCCTCCTTTCGGCGCTCGATGCGCGGAGGACTGACCATAATTAGTGAAAATACAACAAGCGGGCGCCGGACAGATCTGGTGGACCGCTTTATCCTTCGCATGTCTGCTTATGAGGCACTTGATAGTGGCGCCCGCGACGCACTCTATCGTGCGGTCAAAACTCTTGCGCCCGTGCCCGCCTGCGAGATGCAGCGTGAACATGGCGCAGAGCTGTGCATTTTGCTGACAGGATGGGTCTGTCACTTCAAACTTCTTGGAAATGGCAGAAGGCAAATTACGTCCGTGATCCTGCCGGGAGACCTGGTCGATTTCAGTTTCCTCACCAGCCGGACATCCAATCTGCAGTTCCGAACCACAACCACGAGTCAATTTGGGCACATTGGTGCGGCTCAATTTGCTGCAGCTGCCGAAGAATTTCCCGCGCTCATGAAGTCTGCCTTACGTGCCCTCGCGATAGAGACGGCCATCCGAGAAGAGCGCGTAATGAGCTTGGGCGTCCGAACGGCGATGGAGCGGTTGTCTCATTTTCTATGCGAGATATGGCGCCGTCTCGATGTCGTGGGTCTGGTCAATGCGGACCACAGCTTCGAATTGCCGATGACGCAATCGGACATAGGCGAGGCCCTTGGACTATCTACTGTGCATGTAAACCGTACCATCCAGGCCCTCAGACGGGATGGCGCAATTACCTTGCGCGGAGGCCGCGTCACCCTCCAGAACCCGGCGCGACTGATATCGCTTTCAGGCTTTGACCCAGCCTATCTTGGGATTGAAGCGGTAGGCCCGATCAACGCGCGTTAAGCGACACTGCGTTGTCTAGACCCGCACGTGTCGCATCATTAGGTGCGGAACCGACGCCCGCACACTGCATTGGCCCTCTGAAACAAGGAGACTCCAATGCCCGATCGGTTCACCATGCAGGATCCGCGCCACCAATATCCCGTCCCACCCTTTCCGAGGCAGGAACAGGAGCCGCCGGGCATCGCCGGCAAAATGAAGCCGACGCCAGATCATGGTGAGGAGAGCTATTCCGGCTATGGACGGCTTCTCGGCCGTAAGGCGCTGATAACGGGCGGCGATTCCGGTATCGGGCGTGCCGCTGCGATTGCTTTTGCGCGCGAAGGAGCGGACGTTGCCATAGGGTTTCTGCCCTCAGAACTCGACGATGCCAACGAGGTCGTCGGATATATCGAACGCGCCGGGACAAAGGCAGTCGCCTTACCTGGTGATGTCTCAGATGAGGAAACCTGTCAGCGCATGATCAAGGACGCCGTCGAACAGCTTGGTGGCCTCGACATTCTCGTCATCAATGCTGCCCGCCAGCAGGCGCGCAAGTCGGTCGACGATCTGAGCAGCGACGACTTCGACAAGACCATGAAGACCAATCTCTATGCCTTGCATTGGCTGACGCGAGCGGCTGTGCAGCATCTGCCGCCGGGTGCCTCGATCATTACAACGGCATCAATTCAGGCCTATGAGCCTTCGTCCCACCTGCTTGACTATGCCACAACCAAGGCTGGTATCGTCGCTTATACCAAGGCACTGGCCGAGCAACTGATCGAGAAGGGCATCCGCGTCAACGCCGTGGCCCCAGGGCCGTTCTGGACAGTGCTCCAACCCAGCGGCGGGCAGTTTCCGGAAAAGGTCGAGATATTCGGGCAGAATAGCGCCTTCGGTCGCCCTGGCCAGCCTGTCGAACTTGCTCCGATCTACGTGCTGCTCGCTTCTCAGGAAGGCAGCTACATAACCGGCGAAGTCTTTGGAGTGACAGGCGGCAAGGGCGTTGCCTGAAGTGCGACCGCGGGATGGAGTGAGCCATGACCAGCAGACCTGAAGATCCGCACCCTGACAACGAAGAGCATTACCGGGACCATCGCCGTCCCGGTGGTGCCGTCTCAAAGAAGACCGTTGTCGTCAACGACTATGCTCATGACGGCAAGGCAAAGCCCAAGCCTCGCAATGTTGAGAGCGAGGGGAATAGCTGAACGACGTTGACGTCCCCTGTCGTGAGTATTGTCCGGTCTCCAGACGCGGAGAGGCCAACACGTTGATTGGAAAAATCATGCGCAGCGAACGAGCGCCCATCGGCGGCACGGACAATGCGGGCCCAGCCATATTTGGCCGGATTTGGGATACCGGCGTGACGTCTCCTGAGGACATGGAGGTTTTTGCGCACTTGGCGTGGAAACGGGAGGCATATTCCGTCGGCCAAGCCCTTAACGCTGATTTTGACATCTGTTTTCTGACTGGCGGCTTGTCATTCCGCCAGAGGTGCACGCCATCGGGCGGCCGCCAACTTTTGTCGATCTTGTTGCCCGGAGACATGTGCTCCCACGCATTTCTGACCGGACGCCGACCGCTCGCAAATGCCGTTGCGGCAACGTCCTGTACAGTCGTCCGCCTATCGATCGAGGATGTTCTCCCGGTCTGGGAACAGCATCCAAACCTTCTCGCCGCCCTTCTGTTGAACTTCGCAGTCGACTGCGAGGCGGCGGAGGAACTGGTGGTGTCCATTGGTCGGCGAACGGCGCTTGAAAGAATGGCCTATTTTCTATGTGAGTTGGAATTTCGCTTCGATCGCATAGGCTTGAGCAGTAACTCGAGTTTTTCGCTGCCTCTCACTCAGGCCGACATGGGCGATTATCTTGCACTTTCCGCTGTTCACGTGAACCGAACGATGCAAACGCTTCGTCACAGCGGATTGGTGGAAAACAAGGGTGCCAACTATTGTCTGCTTCAGCCTGACAAGCTCCGGAAATTGTCAGGATTTTCCTCTGCTTACTTAGCGCACCACTAGACGGGTCGCCTCGGTGTTTGCACGCATCACATTACAAATGGTTTTCAGCATCCGCGCGTGCGGGTCGCTGGTGGCTTCCGTGGGCTGCCGATCGGCTTGTCTTTGCCGGGCATCTTCATTGACGGGTGACTCCCTAAAGAGTTGCTCCACATGCCTGAGGACGTTCGCTGGCTCGATGGGTTTGCAGAGATTTGGCTGCCTCTGAAAGCGTAGGGGCAACGCTGAGGCGCTAGAAGCGGATAGAAAGATAATTGGCGTCCGCTGCAGGGTAAGGTTATCCGCGAAGGAAAATACCGGAGCCCCATAGAGTTCCGTGTCGAGCAGAGCGGCGTCAACATGGCGCCGGCCAATCAGTTGAGACGCATAAAATGCAGTTGGCGCAGGTCCGATGACCGCACAGCCTGCCGCCCTCAATGCATCGCACAAAGCATTGCCGAAGGTCATGTCGTCCTCGACCACAAGAATACGCCTGCCCAACAATGTCATTTTGGTCGTTCCCCCGTCATTCCCTTGAAAACTCTGCAGGCATGAAAGGGATGCATCATCACGCCAATGGAGGCGAAAGAGGCCCGAACCTTTATCACGCACTATTTTGGCAACGAGTTTGGGGAGCCGGCAATTATGGGCGGGCAGTCCATCCGCGACCTTGTAACTGGTGTGCCCTATGTCTTCAGAACCTCAGACATCCCTTCGACGCGAATATCCTATGAAATTCGGTACTCAGATAACGGGGCAGGGCGTTCGCTTCCGGCTCTGGGCCCCGGACCAGCAGCAGATCAGGGTGTACCTGCACGATCTCTCCGAGGCCTTTGAAATGGCTGCGCGGCCGAGAGGCTGGCACGAAGTTACCGTGCCGAATGCCAAACCCGGAATGCTCTACACTTTCGCGCTCCCGAATGGTCAACACGTACCTGATCCGGCATCACGCTTTCTGCCGCAAGACGTTGAAGGGCCCAGCGAGATTATCGATCCTTTGGCCTTTGAGTGGAGTGATCGCGGCTGGGTGGGGCGCCCTTGGGAAGAGACAATCCTTTATGAATTGCACATCGGGACCTTCACTGAGGAAGGCACCTTTCGTGCGGCCATCGACAAGCTGGACCACCTCTGTGCGCTCGGGGTCAACACAATCGAGTTGATGCCAGTGGCGGACTTCAATGGCCGTTGGAATTGGGGCTATGATGGCGCCAGTCTCTTCGCTCCCGACGCCACCTATGGTCGACCCGAAGATATGAAAGCCTTTGTGGACGCCGCTCACAGCAAGGGATTGAGCGTTGTCTTGGATGTTATCTACAACCACTTCGGTCCCAAGGGGAACCACCTGGGGACCTATGCGCCGTTGACCAACAGCGACGTGCCCACGCCTTGGGGAGAGGCCGTCAACTTCGACGGTGACGAAGCCGGGATGATCCGGGACCTGATCATGGCCAATGCCCGCTATTGGCTGACGGAGTTTCATCTGGACGGCCTGCGGTTCGATGCGGTGCACGAAATTCATGACGACGGGCCAAGGCATATTCTGATGGAGCTCGCCGAACAGGCGCGCGCCGCCACCGATGGCCGTCATGTGCATTTGGTTCTGGAAAACTCGCTGAACCAGGTGAACTGGCTCAAGCGCAGGGAAACCGGAGCGCCCTGGCTCTACGACGCGCAATGGAGCGACGACATTCACCACGCCATCCATGCCGTTCTGACCAATGATCCAGGCTCCTATTATGAGGACTTCATCGGTCGGATCGATCTGGTCGGACGGTCACTGGCGGAGGGCGTCGGTTGGCAAGGCGAATTCATGCAGCACCAAGGCCACCACAAGGGTGAGCCCAGTGCATTTCTCCCGCCCACAGCTTTTGTCCATTTCATGCAGAATCACGACCAGGTCGGCAACAGGCCGTTCGGTCGCCGCGTCTCTCATCAGGTCTCGCGCGATGCGCTGCGCATGTGGAGCGCCATCGTGCTGCTGTCGCCGCAGATTCCCTTGCTGTTCATGGGCGAGGAATGGTCGGCAAGCACACCATTCCTGTTTTTCTCAGATGTCGGACAAGATCTTGCGGACGCGATCCGCACCAGCCGTCGAGAGGAACTGAAGAACTATCATGAAGCCGAGGAAGGTGAACTTCCCGACCCGATGAGCAAGGACAGCTTTTTGAGGTCCAAGCTGGATTGGAGCGAGACCGAACGAGGCGAGCATAGGGAAATGCTCGCACATTACCGTGCGCTTATCTCATCGAGAACCAAGGCCATTGTGCCACGCCTGCATGGGATGCAGGGCTTTTCGGGACAGTACATGATCCTCGACAATCGCGGGATTAAGGTGACGTGGCGTTTGGGAGACGGCTCCCGTTTGCAAATCCGCGCCAATCTCAGTGCTGAACTGCTTGCTTGTCCACCCAACGCGCTTGGGCAAACTGTCTGGATAGAAGGTGAGGTTGCGGGTGACTCGCTCGGGCCTTGGGCGATGGACGCTCACATCATTCAAGCCGAATGAGGTAAAAATCAGCAGAAACCGCGTCAGCCGGCCCTCGGGCCGGTTGTGTTTCGAACCACGAGATTGGTGTTGAGGACATATCGGACATCCCGGATCGCATGATTTTCAAGGATGTCGATCAAGAGCGTCAACGCAGTTTTTCCGGCTTCGACCGAGCGATTGGAGACCGTGGTGAGCGATGGGTAAGTGGCGGCCCCTAAAACGTCATCGCACCCGACGACCGAGAACTGACCTGGCACCGAAACCCCTTGATCGGCCAGTTCGGCAAGCATGCCCTGCGCTGTAAGATCGTCGAAGGCAATAGCAGCGCTTGCCCCGGTCGCCAGCACGCTGGCGGTAATTTTGCGACCGGACTCGAATGCTGCGAACTCGTTGGATATGACACTGACGTCAAGACCCAGGGCGCGAGCCGAACGCCGTACGGCATTGCGACGCTGCTTGTTGGACCAGGAGCCATGCGGCCCGCCGACATAAACGAGCTTCTTGTGCCCCAATTCCGCGAGGTGCTCCACCGCTTCCGCGACCCCCGTAGCGCTGTCGATCAGAACTCTGGGTATGCCCTCCACATCCCGGTTCACCAGAACCACCGGCCGGCGGCTGGCATGTTCGACGATCTGCGCGTCGCTCATGCGCGACGATACCAGCACCAGGCCTTCGACCTGGCCACCGAAACGGCCGATAAGCTTGTCCTCTTGCTGCGGACTTTCATCGGAATTGCCCAGGAAAACGCAATAATCGGACCGATCCGCTTCCGCCTGCGCCGCGCGGATAAGAGGCGGGAAGAACGGGTTGGCAACGTCGGGTACGATGAGCGCGATATTGCCGTGCCGGCCGGTGCTGAGTGCGCGAGCCGTATGGTTGGGGACGTAACCAAGCTGCTCTGCGGCCGCAAAAATCTTGCGCACCGTTTCTTCGCTCAGCATTTCCGGGCGTGTGAAGGCTCGAGACACACTGGACTTGGTAACGCCCGCAGCCTCGGCAACCTGGTTGATGGTGGGTCTGGCCCGTTTCGACGTCATTTCTATCCGTCTCTGGCTTCTCCCTTTTCTAATGCCACGACGCGCGAGCAAATCATAGCCGCTTGACGTGCAACCGGTTGCATCAGATACTTGCCACATTCGGGTTTGCACCCGGTGCCGACCCGAAAAACTGGAGGATATCCGTGTCGATTAAAGCTGCTTCGCCCGCACGTCCCGCTTTCGCCGCCGGGCAGATGGCCGTGCGCGTATTTCAGACCCGCGAGCAGATGGGGGCGGCGGCGGCCAACGACACTGCCGATGCCTTGCGAACGGCGCTGAGCTCGCAGGATCAAGTGCGTATGGTGTTCGCAGCCGCGCCCAGTCAGTCCGATGTTCTGGCGGCTCTATGCGTCGCGCCGGGCCTGGATTGGAGCCGTGTCGTCGCCTTCCATATGGATGAATATATTGGGCTCAATGCGAAGGCACCTGAACGCTTTGCCCACTGGCTGGATGAGCATCTCTTCCTGCGCTTGCCCTTTAAAGAGGTGCATCGAATCGTACCGGAGCCAGATGCAATAGCGGCGGCTTCGCGCTACGCAGCGCTTTTGTCGGAAGCACCCATTGATATCGTTTGCCTGGGTATCGGCGTAAATGGCCACATCGCATTTAATGACCCACCGGTCGCCGACTTTTCCGATCCGCTCGACGTGAAGGTGGTGACGCTGGACGATGCCTGTCGTCAGCAGCAGGTGGACGACGACTGCTTTGCCCGGTTCGAAGATGTGCCTGAACAGGCTATTACCTTGACCGTGCCTCGACTGTTGCGGGCAAATAAGCTCTTCTGCGTTGTGCCCGGTCGCCTCAAGCGCGACGCCGTGCGCGCTACGCTTCATGGGCCAATCAGCACCAGATGTCCGGCATCCATTTTGCGGGAACATGCGGACTGCACGCTTTATCTCGACCAGGAGTCCAATCCAGATGCCTGAGATCACTGATGCCGATGCGTTGTGCGCTGGCTACCTTTCCGACGTCACAGCACTGATGCAGTCCATTCTCGTCGAAGAGCGGGA
This region includes:
- a CDS encoding 6-phosphogluconolactonase; amino-acid sequence: MSIKAASPARPAFAAGQMAVRVFQTREQMGAAAANDTADALRTALSSQDQVRMVFAAAPSQSDVLAALCVAPGLDWSRVVAFHMDEYIGLNAKAPERFAHWLDEHLFLRLPFKEVHRIVPEPDAIAAASRYAALLSEAPIDIVCLGIGVNGHIAFNDPPVADFSDPLDVKVVTLDDACRQQQVDDDCFARFEDVPEQAITLTVPRLLRANKLFCVVPGRLKRDAVRATLHGPISTRCPASILREHADCTLYLDQESNPDA